DNA sequence from the Terriglobales bacterium genome:
GCGGCTGTAAGTTGCCAATTCGTAATCCTGGCTCAGCTCCAGGCAGTCGGTGGAACAGGATTCGACGCACAGGCCGCAGAACATGCAGCGGCTCACGTCGTAGGTGAAGCTGGTCATCTCCTTGCGCTTGGTCACCGGGTTACGCTCGCTCTGCACCACGATCAGGTGCTCGGGGCAGGCGGAGGCGCACAGGTTGCACGCGATGCAGAGTGTCTCGCCCGTGTCCGGGTTGACGTTCAGGCGCGGCAGCCCGCGATAGCGCTCGGCAATCGCCGGTCGCTCCAGCGGATACTGCTCGGTGTAAACCTCTCGCGGATGTTGGTACTTGAAGGTGACCTTCAGACCCTTGATCAGGTCCACCATGAAAACTTTGTTCAACAGCGGAGCGATGC
Encoded proteins:
- a CDS encoding NADH-quinone oxidoreductase subunit I — translated: MSIAPLLNKVFMVDLIKGLKVTFKYQHPREVYTEQYPLERPAIAERYRGLPRLNVNPDTGETLCIACNLCASACPEHLIVVQSERNPVTKRKEMTSFTYDVSRCMFCGLCVESCSTDCLELSQDYELATYSREGLVLDRTRLERGPEPTVYTR